TTCTTCTCTCTCGTCACTGTCGCTGAGGTTCCAGCTGAAGGACTATCTGGTTTGGGCACTAAGGTCATCGAGGAAGACGAGTGAAGAAGATTTGTGAATGTAATCACGCAACCCTTAATATTGTTAGAATGAAAGACggaaagagagagactttttGCTTGTTTTGATCACTTACCCTTTTtggtaatattatttattatctttcaagttACAGATTTTGTGCTGATACAAgtttgatcttcttttttttgNttttttttttttttttttgtgtgtgtgactTTGTTTACTTCCTAATCAAAATTTTTAGGGAACAGGTTCACCTTCTGATTACTTCGTAATCAAAATCGTAATATTAAGCCACAAATCCATATCAATCAAACTGTAGTACACATTCTCAAGGAAGAATATAAATAAGAACAATACTTAAGTTCACTTCTAGggtaaaataaggaaataaaatctgtatacattatgaattattataaaattaaaaacttaaactattttttttataaatccaaaccaatatataattttgttctaattgtaaaatctaaaccctaaccatcttatttgtaaacccaaaccgacatatattgttctaattataaaatctaaaccctaactacctcatttgtaaaccccaactgacatataatttcgttctaattataaaatctaaacctaaaaaagttatttgtaaacccaaaccgacaaataatttcgttttgattgtaaaatctaaaccctaaactatttattataaacccaaaccgatacataattttgttctaattataaaatcttaacCAAACCAATTAAAAGAGTATAAAGAGTATAAAAAAATTGGGAATTATCAAGGAAACCGGAGATCTAACAAGATCAAAGAGGATCTAGAAGATATAGACCaagaatatttacatttatctcttatctattatttacattaatatTTATCTTAGAATAGGAAACTCAGCTTTATCATATGTTTATCATTATGTATAAATACTCATCCTATCTATAgttacatttttgaagtacatttttgtttatgccctttaagttttacttatttaatttcttttttacaacattaacccctaacaattacataaataacattgcagagaaactcaaatactaaactttcttaaattgactaatatttgtaacatttattgccataaaatcttaacaacatctatacattccgatttttccaaaaacaactctacccattaaaattttaaaccattaaatctctaaaactgtttttatggatgctagaatctctcaaatttaaatgatatacaacagattttccataacaaaaatttacaatatccataattatattaatattaataaatttcctaaaccgaaaaatccaattataaaatatcacattAAATACGTTGAAAATccccatataatttgttttattttttttattttttgaggaattaccacaaaaattaaaattctattaatgatcataaactatatatattgacatgaaaaaattataaactataaaaatatgctaatttggtaaaacagtTAACATAATTAAgcttgataaaaaaacttattttgattattttttaatgcaaaaacttattttgattttggtgagacgagTTGCCATTAATctcatatagggagttaagtggaattttttttttttttaaacacttttagatgtgtaccaagAGATAAATGTATtgctagactatacatataccacacgagttaaaaccttgaaacactataaaaatcctatactttgaatacttatatcaaatacatgtaaaattttatattttaaaaattaataaaacaataataaaataacaagtaaatataatataaatttaaaattttaaaaattaaaaatattgtcacgcggtgtaccgcaggttaaatcctagtttTAATGAATAAACTAAGCCTTTCTAAATTATATCATGGCATGAGAGCCCAAGGTTAATTAAAATTCTTgtggacctagaaaagtggatatGAACATGCCTCTTGTTATCCTAAGTAATGggcccaagaaggggtttattatcggtccaaATAGGATCGGTTTgagatggagttatcatctcgaggaaGCGTGTTAAGATCCCATATgtggtccttggtttgaagagaagattgttgggatacaaaccaaatcccacatctgaagtttaaagggactatcattaatatataaagggttagggtcaatctattaattgccaattggtttttagttagaagcccaagacgagcccaaatttaacatggtatcagagcagaaaGCTTTTGTGACCTAATTTCTTTTATACCATTACCGCCGCCTTTGCTTGGCTTCAGCAACCGCTGCCTTCGTTCTAAAATCATTAACCTAGCCACCGGTGCTGCAATAGCCGGTGTTGCTTCCACTATCTTCTACTATCGGTTTTCTATTAAACCTAACCGCCGCTACTATCGTTTTCCGTGACCGTGAAAACCACCCCCGCTGCCTTTACTTCTACTTTGCCGCCGCTTCACAAGCCGCCGCACATCTATCTTCTACCGTTTCTACAAGCCGTTGTTGCTTCATCCAGGCCCGGCCCTGACCTAAAGCTCATGAAGCAAGGGTTTTAGGCGCCAAATATTATAGTTATTTTAGGGGCATCAACTTCTGAAAAGTTTCCTTGGTGtagtggttttgatttttgatttttagtttcttgTCCAGTGTTCAAACCCTGCCCACGTTAACGATTAAactatttgtttccttttttttttaactcgatTTGTTTCCTATTTTATCTGACCATAATATtctgttttataaaaatttatttatattatattaactaatataaaaattatacgATTATTTGACGGTTTGTCTTTATTTGACggttcctctttttcttcttccaattttcGCTGATCTCCGTCGAAACACCATCAATCGCCATCGGAGTCTCTCCATCtatgtttatgtttcttcttttttcctcctGGCTTCCGACTATAGTCATaccttttctatgttttttttctttgctaaatttctctggtttttttctagattttcaTATTCTCTCAAGCACTTAATAATTGAGAGATTAATTGTTAGAAGTTAAAATGTTCATGCACTTTGACTAACTTTTATTTAACATTCAAGCAGTCTCTACTAACTATTTGTCAATTTGATgatgtgttgttttctttgattgCTTGTGTTTTTGTGGTATAGTTTAGTACTGAAATTTTAGTAATCTTTACCAAACGTAAGTGGTTAATTGatgtatagatattttttcttttgtcaacaagTGATGTATTGATAATTAGTGTTTCTGTATGATTTCTatttaaagaaatgaaaatttttgtGATCTTTTGCATAGTTATATAATTGTATCGAAAAAATAAGTTGGTGTTTAGGGGCAGCATTTTCTACTTTGCTTTAGGCGTCATATACCTACGGGCCGGTCCTGCTTCATCAAAATAAAGCGCAACCACTTGATCTACTGCCGCCTAACAAGTCGTCGCTGCAACGTTGGTTTGTACCGAATTGTTTGTGATGCACACGTTAGTGCATGGCTCTCTatctttaaaaatgaaaaaaaaaaaaaagtcaaatattaGCTACGTTTCTTTGTGGCTGTGAAGATTTGACTTGAAGACTTGGTTCTCAAGTAATTCATCATCAACTTCGACATATGTTCTACAATTCTACTAGTGTTTTGGTGAACCAAACACATGTAATTTTATTCTACTACCATGCCGCTGCTATACAAGCCGCCGCACTTCTACAAAAGTTATACTATTCTACACCGGCCGCTCCTGTTCATTCACAAGTTGCTGCCAATACTACAAAGTTGTCCAATCTCAAACGCGTTACGACGTATGAGCTTGCGGGATGCTGGGTATCAAGGAAACCGGAAGATCAAGGAGGATCTAGAAGATATAGACTAAGAATATTTACACTTATCTCTTATGTATTATTTACATTAGTATTTATCTTAGAATAGGAAACTCAGctttatcatatatttataattatgtataaataCTCATCCTATTTGAATGAATAAACCAAACCTTTCTAAATTATATCAggaatcaaaccctaaaatcaaagaGTAACGAGAGCTCAGAGCAAGGTGACAATGGCGGAATCTCCCAAAGTCGATCCTGAATCTCCATATTATATCGATCCAGATTATGAATCCAACGAGAATCTCCCAATGGCTATACTAAGAAAAACCGAAGACAACTACTTCATCTGGAAGAGTGATTTTCTCCTTTTCCTTGGAATCAAGAACAAAACCGGATTCGTCGACGGCACAATCGAGCAACCTGACCCTTCCTCGCCGCTTTATCATCCATGGAAAACATGTAACGCGAGGGTACAGTGTTGGATGATGAGCTCGTTGAGCGAAGAGCTTCGAATCTATGTAACCTTCGCGGAGACTGCTCATAAAGCTTGGGAACATCTCCGAGTTTTGTTTGTGCCGAGTGTCGATTTCAAGATCTACGAGCTTCGTGTGAGGCTCGCGATGTTGAGGCAAGAAGATGGTGGTGACGACGACTCTGTGGGTAGTTATTTCGAGAAGTTTATGCGAGCTTGGGCGGAGTTGTCTGAGTATGATCCTGTACCTGAGTGTAAGTGCGGTGGTTGTCATTGCGAAGGTGTGAAACGAGGTAAAGAAGCGAGAGAGAAGGAGCAGCGTTATGGGTTTCTGATGGGTTTGAAGAAAGAATTAAGCTTTGTGAGAAGGCAAATCATGCTTATGGATCCTCCTCCGTCTCTTCATGAAGCTCTTGTTTTGGTTGAGCAAGCTGAATCGGTTATGAAATAGGACCaggagatgatgatgttatAGTTTATCTTGAGTTGTTAATTAGTTTGTGATGCAGTGCATCGGCGGTGTTTGTCAAATGTCGAACACTTGAGTCGGTGTTGTGTTGCGTGTTCCACaagtcttttttattatttacgtTTGGCTTTGGTTTTTCTTCTATTTGGGATAAGTCTTACAAGCTTATCACAATAGATTTAGGATTAGATCGTATCTTTTCGTTTTGGCTTTATAAATAGAGTCTCTCAAGTCTTTGTATCAACATCATTGATTTGAAGTGaataagaaaacccaaaaaaaggCAATTTAAATTGCCCAAAAAGAGCTTGTCTAAGCCCTGCCAGGAGGACTCCCGTATCGGTTATCACCCCCTCGTCTCCACCTATCCTCACCTCCACCCTCGCTACACCATCGTTACTGTCTTGTTCCTCTGTTCGTaagtgttctgtttcttgaccCAGAAAACAGAGTTGCTAAACTCCTTACAAAGCTTCCGCCTCTACACTAGTTTGTAACTTACTAATTAGTTTATCAATAAATGATGATTCATGAACACTTGagttataaacataatttattgATGATCTACAAGAGATTTCTGGAGCATAAATGTTGTTTAGAAGGACAAAGAGGGGGAGTTAAGCAATAGAGATATGAGTTAAGTTTTTTTACATACAAAAGATTTATAGTATGTGATTTTATCGGAGCTGGATTGATAAATATCAGCGGCCAGCTTCAATGTCCAATATTGCTACATTCTTGATGCGGTCATAGCCAATGCTACTCCTGGTTTCGCCTTGTGCTGATAGGATTTGAACACCTAGCAAGTGCTCAACATCCTCTGCTTCAGGATACTGATCTGACCATTTATGTTTAGTTTTTTGTGAGTCTTAGGGCTTCTAGCTCTGCAGCTACTTCCTTCATCTGTGGCCTTTCTTCTCCCGTCAATCTTGTACATTCGATAGCAACTCTTGCAGCTTCATGGATCTCCTTCTGATTATCCTCGTTCATCACTTGCCCATNNNNNNNNNNNNNNNNNNNNNNNNNNNNNNNNNNNNNNNNNNNNNNNNNNNNNNNNNNNNNNNNNNNNNNNNNNNNNNNNNNNNNNNNNNNNNNNNNNNNNNNNNNNNNNNNNNNNNNNNNNNNNNNNNNNNNNNNNNNNNNNNNNNNNNNNNNNNNNNNNNNNNNNNNNNNNNNNNNNNNNNNNNNNNNNNNNNNNNNNNNNNNNNNNNNNNNNNNNNNNNNNNNNNNNNNNNNNNNNNNNNNNNNNNNNNNNNNNNNNNNNNNNNNNNNNNNNNNNNNNNNNNNNNNNNNNNNNNNNNNNNNNNNNNNNNNNNNNNNNNNNNNNNNNNNNNNNNNNNNNNNNNNNNNNNNNNNNNNNNNNNNNNNNNNNNNNNNNNNNNNNNNNNNNNNNNNNNNNNNNNNNNNNNNNNNNNNNNNNNNNNNNNNNNNNNNNNNNNNNNNNNNNNNNNNNNNNNNNNNNNNNNNNNNNNNNNNNNNNNNNNNNNNNNNNNNNNNNNNNNNNNNNNNNNNNNNNNNNNNNNNNNNNNNNNNNNNNNNNNNNNNNNNNNNNNNNNNNNNNNNNNNNNNNNNNNNNNNNNNNNNNNNNNNNNNNNNNNNNNNNNNNNNNNNNNNNNNNNNNNNNNNNNNNNNNNNNNNNNNNNNNNNNNNNNNNNNNNNNNNNNNNNNNNNNNNNNNNNNNNNNNNNNNNNNNNNNNNNNNNNNNNNNNNNNNNNNNNNNNNNNNNNNNNNNNNNNNNNNNNNNNNNNNNNNNNNNNNNNNNNNNNNNNNNNNNNNNNNNNNNNNNNNNNNNNNNNNNNNNNNNNNNNNNNNNNNNNNNNNNNNNNNNNNNNNNNNNNNNNNNNNNNNNNNNNNNNNNNNNNNNNNNNNNNNNNNNNNNNNNNNNNNNNNNNNNNNNNNNNNNNNNNNNNNNNNNNNNNNNNNNNNNNNNNNNNNNNNNNNNNNNNNNNNNNNNNNNNNNNNNNNNNNNNNNNNNNNNNNNNNNNNNNNNNNNNNNNNNNNNNNNNNNNNNNNNNNNNNNNNNNNNNNNNNNNNNNNNNNNNNNNNNNNNNNNNNNNNNNNNNNNNNNNNNNNNNNNNNNNNNNNNNNNNNNNNNNNNNNNNNNNNNNNNNNNNNNNNNNNNNNNNNNNNNNNNNNNNNNNNNNNNNNNNNNNNNNNNNNNNNNNNNNNNNNNNNNNNNNNNNNNNNNNNNNNNNNNNNNNNNNNNNNNNNNNNNNNNNNNNNNNNNNNNNNNNNNNNNNTTATCCATTGGTATCAGCCTTGATGCACCAAAGTCAGCTACTTTTGCAGTTAAGTTTTCATCCAGGAGAATATTAGCAGTCTTGACATCCCGGTGGATAATGGGAATAGAAGCAGAGGAGTGAAGATATGAGAGAGTTCCCGCGACTTCTACAGCTATCCTCAGACGGTGTTCCCATGTTAGGGAAGAATCAAACATGGAACCGTGCAAGTGGTCGAAAAGCGTTCCACTGTTAATGAACTCATAGACCAACAAGGGTATTTCAGTCTCTAGGCAGCAGCCTAATCAAATCTTCCATACTTTTCAACCTCTCGTATCCGGATTTCTTGAGGTTGTTCTGGGTTTAGCTGATAATGATTAGGCTCAAGTTGCAATTCTTAATTAGGGGTTTCTTGATTTGTCAAGAGCTTGGATTAAACAATGCTTTCGCTCTCTCTTAATTACACAATGCTAATAaatgtttcatttttatctACGGATTCAAAGACTCTAGCATTTGATTTTGTACAACTCCATTGAATATACTTGTGATTGTTATAGCAAATTAACGAGACTGAATGATGAGAACAAAAGCTTGTTCTTCTCTTATTCATGAACGGCCTTAAATAGCCAATTACACAAGACAACTGCCTCCTACATTATCGGAGGTCTTTAACAAACACGAACACAATCAACTAAGTCACAACTCCTTATACACCGGAGCCTTATTCTAACACTTCATGACTAAGTCTAAACGNttttaggatttattacggtgaaatcacgtccggtgttaagtgttttcaggatcaggttccaaacgcagaagatgcAAAATTTTTTGTTCCAGGAGTTTCGGATCGATCGGTCCTCCTTAAAGATCGACCGATCCTNGTATCAGTTTACTTTGGAACCTCAACAAGCCCGAGCCTCTCCTTCAACTCCTTGAAAGTGTCTAACTTCAGTGGTTTAGTCATAATGTCCGCCAGCTGATCTTGAGTTCCACAGTGCATAAGCTTCACTTTGCCTTCTTTAGTTAAATCTCTCAAGTAATGAAATCGTACCTCAATATGCTTACTACTCCCATGATGAACTGGATTCTTTGATAGTTGAATAGATGAACTGTTGTCACACTTGATCGTAATGCACTCTTCATGACTTTCACCGATATCACCAATCACCCTCATCATCCAAATTCCTTGCATTGCACATGAGACAGCTGCAATGTATTCTGCTTCAGTAGTCGATAAAGCCACAATGGGTTGCTTCTTAGAACTCCAAGAAACAGCTCCTCCCACCATGAGAAATACAAAACCAGAGGTGCTTTTTCGATCATCCAAATCACCAGCATAATCACTATCCGTAAAAGCCTGAAACTCACTCACTCCACGCTTATACATAATGCCAagtgatgtgtctgcattttatagggttttaaccatactttttacacttgttttgagtcttttcctaagtccaagtgtgcttttagagtccttttagtcttttgtgagtctttacaggtcctaggtgactttggaaggaatctgagcgttttgggggtgaaaatatgcatctggagctaaattggttgaagactgatcgagctagtcagcagatggagtgagagcagaaaaacgttccggatcgactgatcctttcGAGATCGACCATTCCCGTCCCCGACGCaacttttccttatttgttttaaaccgacttttagggttttattttgatatttaagttagaggcacggCCTCCAAAGACATAAGCTTGATTTTTCTAAGACTATTCTGTattgagagaaaagggagaagatctctaatccttcttgatactttggagaagatttctaaaccctattttctatccttttgcaattcaattatgttttcttcattattgatttgctgtttctgcttctccatgtctgagtagtttcattgttgggtttagggtttcagaagggtttctatgattaattgatgctagatttgttagattagggattgatcttattgttcttcatctattgttgttcttaatgtttaagctagattgatcacctagattaagatcttaggtttaattcatcggggcaccaaaaatgttgttgagttgctggaaaagaacttaggtgagcaaggtggaccttagccaacgaaagttgaagttgaggcaccttgtgaacagatcaaacttgaacttgttattgcttgcttggtttgctagatccaaacgacggtttagggtttagtaaattcattgcatagatagttaatgctgcgaaagtaggttagctttacaacagtgatttgagttctagaacggtgtctaatgcaTCCCTATCTAACCATCTAAATTCGTGATCATAATCCCTAatgattccctgcgcccaatatttccttttttgatttagaaacaacttatttactttccgtttttgatttattacttgtttcacaaacttcatgttttgtcttagctatatttgatctatacaatttcatagtgcattgtttggtctctgtggattcgaccctaaattgctacgacgacaccactagatcgtggttgagtgtgctttgggttattaattgacctgttgatcaatttggcgccgttgccggggaccaaaacgattgcctttgagattttagaattgagtatagtctaagattttatttttgtttttactaattatttttatttgctctttttgtagataaaaaaaatgaaaaatgtttttggggCCATGGATTACGATGATTGGCCACATGAAGAGGAGATCACATTTGATGAAGACATTCTAGATGAGCCTTATGTGGAGCCATTGTTTGATGAGAGTGTTCTTACACCGGATCAAAAAGTTAAGTTGGATGAGCTTTAAATGGAGCATCCAACAACGACAAGGAGGAACTTAGCAGCAATGATCCGGTTGAATCTCATCTCACATCGAGCAGTACTTGAAGGGAGGGAGCCCACTTTCACAGAGATTAGGGAAGCTCATGCTTGTGAAAAGGTAATATAATTGGTTCCACCAAGCCAAATAGAAGGTACATTCGTTTCCACCCttgaaatttatgattttgaggatattCACATGCCATGCATTGAAGATGTGACTTCTAGTTTGGATACTCCATTGCTTATTGATGAATGCtatgatttgatatgtgagtctCAACGTCTAGACATCTTAAGAGCAGAAAAACTTGCTAGGGATTAtcatgaaatatgttttgatattgaaTATCATTGTGCTTTGAATGTTCATGATCTCGAGTTTGAGTTTTCAATGCCTGATGTATCTAGCtctcttcttgaagaatcttaCCTAGGGtgtgttcttgatattgataCAATTTTGCATGAAACAAAGGATCCTGAGGTGGATTATATGAATGAGGATATTGTGTTCTATGAAATTAATGGGGATgaagttaattattttgtgaaaacctCGTTTGAACCTgaaattgactttatttttccattaaatGCATTTAACCCTCATGAGCATCCAACCATCAAGGAATATTTCAAAGTATATGCTACATTTGTAGTAAACTTCCTAGAtgtgaattttattgttttgccATGGATAATTGTGTGTTACTTGACACATATTGTTTATTGCATTAACAAGAGAAGGACTAAAGGTCCATTGGCTCAGCCTTTTGATACACATGATTAACATTTTGTGTTGAGTggtcaagctatagaccttaaataagcgcttatgggaggcaacccatggggtttgtgctggcttacccttttatttttatttatcttaggattttggttttgtttttaggatttattacggTGAAATCACGTCTGCtgttaagtgtttt
This window of the Camelina sativa cultivar DH55 unplaced genomic scaffold, Cs unpScaffold00441, whole genome shotgun sequence genome carries:
- the LOC104773089 gene encoding uncharacterized protein LOC104773089 — protein: MAESPKVDPESPYYIDPDYESNENLPMAILRKTEDNYFIWKSDFLLFLGIKNKTGFVDGTIEQPDPSSPLYHPWKTCNARVQCWMMSSLSEELRIYVTFAETAHKAWEHLRVLFVPSVDFKIYELRVRLAMLRQEDGGDDDSVGSYFEKFMRAWAELSEYDPVPECKCGGCHCEGVKRGKEAREKEQRYGFLMGLKKELSFVRRQIMLMDPPPSLHEALVLVEQAESVMK